From Ureaplasma urealyticum serovar 8 str. ATCC 27618:
AATAACTTGACTTTCATCACTATTAAATCATTTAGCACGTTTATCGCCTTTCTTTTTTACAATTGGTCGATTAAATTCATCTTTTTGCAATACAAGAACATAATCAATTGTTTTAAATGCAAAACTATCAATAGATGTTGTTTTAATTTCTAACATTGGTTGATTTGGATATAATAATTCGCCATTTTCATCAACTGGTTCACCATCGGGAATTCCACCAAAAATTAAATTATCTTTAAACACATCATAACCAATTTGAGCAGGTTCGTATTGTTTGTATTTAATTTTTAAAACAGATTCAACATAATCTTTAATTTTTGGTTCAATTATAACACCTGCTTGCGCATAAATTGGATCGATTGGTTCATTATAAATTTTAACCATCATTGCTCAAGTTTTAACTGGATTAGCAAAATCACCAACATTTAATATAGCGCCTAATCTACTACCTGTAATCTTTGCAAAATAACGTTGATAACGTTTTTTATAATCATTAGATAAAACAATTTGATTATCAAATAACTCAAAATCTTTGTTTGGTGTTTTAATAAAAGGCATATACTAACTCCTTGCTTTGATATTCATTAACTTTAAATTATAATTTATTATAATCGTTTATTTTTTTATAATTATGTATAAATGGTTAGTAACATTAAACAAAAAAGAAAGATTAAATAAAAATGAAAACAATTAATTTAAAAAAAGAATTTATTCAATATTGCTCCAGTTTAAAAACACAAGATTTTG
This genomic window contains:
- a CDS encoding MPN551 family DNA-binding protein encodes the protein MPFIKTPNKDFELFDNQIVLSNDYKKRYQRYFAKITGSRLGAILNVGDFANPVKTWAMMVKIYNEPIDPIYAQAGVIIEPKIKDYVESVLKIKYKQYEPAQIGYDVFKDNLIFGGIPDGEPVDENGELLYPNQPMLEIKTTSIDSFAFKTIDYVLVLQKDEFNRPIVKKKGDKRAKWFNSDESQVIISEDYKLQLGLYCYLRKITKGIFAIAFLTSEDYINPQSFDINKNEIILVNYEINLNEFEKVISKAKTWYEEYIIKGISPKLSKDDLEWYKVWVNKYETNNLY